The Chitinophagales bacterium genomic sequence GTCCCAACATCATCAGCGTTCTATACCTCGCTTGACGGGGGAGATGTAGAGTACGCTGCAAGTAGCTATCTGCCGTCGGATTTATCCCAGGCACTTGGCTTCGGAGCTGAAGTAGTATATGTACCGGCTGGTACGTATTCAGTAACAACACTCCCTGATGGCACTCTTGAAGTACATCTGCCATATGCATTTGAATAAACCAATTATATACGCGGAAGCCGAAAAGCGTTCAACAGAGTAGGTACAACTTAAAAATCAATTATTATGAAAAAGATCGTCTTAATCGCATCAATGTTAGTAACTGTTAGTGCTTCATCATTCGCAGCACATTTCCCAATCGACTTCAACATGGGTATCATGGGTTGTTTCGGAGGATGTTTCCCCGGCCCCGGCATGTGTGTTGACCTGCCCGGTGCTCCCGGCGAATTCTTAAACTTCAATGAGGTAACCGGTGCATTGACATTCGAAGTAACGCCTTTATCAGCTCAATACAACGAATTCAGTGGTAATTCATTCGAATTCAGTGGCGACAGCTACCTGTCTGAAAGTGTTGTGGATGCAATGGGCCTGGGCGGCAGTACTATCTACATAAAAGCAGGTGCATATAGCATATCTGACGACGGTAGCGGCACAAAAACCATCCAGGTAGATTATGAAATAGTTCAATAAGAAATACCCTCACCGCAGGTTATCGCAAAACAGGTAACCTGTGGTTACTTTATCACCGTCTGAAACGAGTTCAATAAACAACTTAATATATAGTTATGAAACAGCTTCTGACAATCGCATTTTCTTTACTTGCACTCAGTACCAACGCACACAATACAGCCGTGCTAAAAGGCATGGTCAGCAACCCGATATCTGACAGTATTCACATCAGCTATATCACTGACTTCTTTAGCTTCCAATCCAACAAAGAACATATCGCATTGGACAAGAATGGAGCGTTCAGTGTGACACTCTCCTTTGATGATGACTACCTGGATGTTGATATTTTACACGGCAACCAGTCTACCGAACTTGTTGTAACAAATGGCAGTGAAATTACCCTGACACTGGATGCAGCCAACTTTGACTCTACAATACAGTATACAGGAAATGGTAGCGAAATTGCCAACTTTTGTGCGAAGCATGTGCTTGAAGAAGGACCTGTATTCAGCTATACATCAAAAGCAGCAATGATGTTCTCAAAAGAGAAAAAAGACTTTGCAGAACAACTGGATATGATGGCGAAAGAGAAGGCTGCCTATATAGAGTCAGAATCGTCTTTGACAGACAACTTCAAACAATACTGGAAAAACAAATTTGTATACAACAATTATTACCTGGAATTGATGTATCCTACAGTGCACAAACAATTTAAGCCTAAAGACGGGCAAGGCACTGATGTAGATGATATCATACTTACTAAAATACCCAAGGAAACATTTAACGACGAATACATTTCGGTACCGGAGTATAAAATATTTGTGTACAACTACATAGGAGGAGAATTTGTCAAAAATAAAACGACACCGGAAACAGAATTGCATACCGCTGACAGCATTATGCAGGTAATGATCTTAAAATTGCCACATGAAACAGCAGAATACGGATTAGCCAATATCTTATGCCAGATGAGTAAAATATACTCTTTAACTACTATTGAACACCTTTATTCGAAATACCGGAAACACTTTCCAAACGGTAAATACTCAGCCCCTATAGAGAACGCAATAGCCATAAAAACAAATACAGGTAAAGGCAAACCAGCAATGAACTTTACCGCAACTACATCAGATGGCAAAACTGTTAGCCTGTCTGAACTGAAAGGTAAGGTAGTATACATAGATTTCTGGGCTAGTTGGTGTACCCCATGCATTAGGGAGTTGCCACACTCCAAAAAAGTCTCCGAACACTTTGCCGGAAATGACAAGGTTGTTTTCCTGAGCATATCAATAGACCAGGATAAAAACAGCTGGAAATCTGCTATTGATAAGTATAAGATACCGGGTATCAATGCGATTGATGGCAATGGCTGGGAAGGAACAATAGCCAGGCTGTATCATGTACAGTCTGTGCCATCCTATTTCCTTGTGGACAAAAACGGAAATTTTGCACTGGACAGAACCTTAAGACCAAGCGATGAAGAAGCACTGATATCAGCTATCGAAGCGCTTGTAAAGTAGTTCCTGTCACTATGGAACGGGAGGGACAGGTGTTGCTATTGAATATAATATTCTATAACACGCCTTCCCTTTTCTGTATTTATATGGCATAGATTTTGTTTCATGTCACTTATGAACCTTAACAAGTATCTCCTTGGCTTAATGATCATTTTCTCCGCTA encodes the following:
- a CDS encoding TlpA family protein disulfide reductase, whose product is MKQLLTIAFSLLALSTNAHNTAVLKGMVSNPISDSIHISYITDFFSFQSNKEHIALDKNGAFSVTLSFDDDYLDVDILHGNQSTELVVTNGSEITLTLDAANFDSTIQYTGNGSEIANFCAKHVLEEGPVFSYTSKAAMMFSKEKKDFAEQLDMMAKEKAAYIESESSLTDNFKQYWKNKFVYNNYYLELMYPTVHKQFKPKDGQGTDVDDIILTKIPKETFNDEYISVPEYKIFVYNYIGGEFVKNKTTPETELHTADSIMQVMILKLPHETAEYGLANILCQMSKIYSLTTIEHLYSKYRKHFPNGKYSAPIENAIAIKTNTGKGKPAMNFTATTSDGKTVSLSELKGKVVYIDFWASWCTPCIRELPHSKKVSEHFAGNDKVVFLSISIDQDKNSWKSAIDKYKIPGINAIDGNGWEGTIARLYHVQSVPSYFLVDKNGNFALDRTLRPSDEEALISAIEALVK